One part of the Loxodonta africana isolate mLoxAfr1 chromosome 13, mLoxAfr1.hap2, whole genome shotgun sequence genome encodes these proteins:
- the C2CD4B gene encoding C2 calcium-dependent domain-containing protein 4B, which produces MRLLGKFRASAAGSAAPEPAFNNVLTPDRIPEFCIPPRLPAPCAPESPPAAAALPRRCTAEPDLWPSGADQGAGRTDWDPRSQAALSLPHLPRARTAYGFCALLESPHTRRKESLFLGGPGASALLPRLRAHTYAGGGDGPRAPPGRPRAPSRAPAAPGRPRPLWDTLVSRPRGHRLLRAPDGLLRRALRAGRRGGLARARSVSSGDEDQEAPAQDPPASPPPRPERLQAEGTVTLSRAGGALRLAAEYCPGSGHLRVRLLRAEGPAGGAAEPCAVGCRLSFVLQPQGQKRRERSAVVRRSRNPAFDQDFCFDGLTEDEVRRLAVRVKAGSKGRGLERGRLLGQGELLLGSLLLL; this is translated from the coding sequence ATGCGGCTCCTCGGGAAGTTCCGCGCCTCGGCCGCGGGCAGCGCGGCTCCGGAGCCGGCCTTCAACAACGTGCTCACCCCGGACCGCATCCCCGAATTCTGCATTCCGCCGCGGCTGCCCGCGCCCTGCGCGCCCGAGTcgccgcccgccgccgccgccctgccccGGCGCTGCACCGCGGAGCCGGACCTGTGGCCCAGCGGGGCGGACCAGGGCGCCGGCCGCACCGACTGGGACCCGCGCTCGCAGGCCGCGCTCTCCCTGCCGCACCTGCCCCGCGCGCGCACGGCCTACGGCTTCTGCGCGCTGCTCGAGAGCCCGCACACCCGCCGCAAGGAGTCGCTCTTCCTCGGGGGCCCCGGCGCCTCCGCGCTCCTGCCCCGGCTCCGGGCGCACACCTACGCCGGCGGCGGGGACGGCCCTCGCGCGCCCCCGGGCCGCCCGCGCGCCCCGAGCCGCGCCCCCGCCGCCCCCGGCCGTCCCCGCCCGCTCTGGGACACGCTCGTTTCCCGGCCCCGCGGCCACCGCCTCCTGCGCGCCCCCGACGGGCTGCTGAGGCGCGCGCTGCGGGCAGGGAGGAGGGGCGGCCTGGCCCGCGCCCGCTCGGTTTCCAGCGGCGACGAGGACCAGGAGGCCCCCGCCCAGGACCCACCCGCAtccccgccgccgcggcccgaGCGCCTGCAGGCCGAGGGCACCGTGACTCTGAGCCGCGCCGGCGGAGCCCTACGCCTGGCCGCCGAGTACTGCCCGGGCAGCGGGCACCTCCGCGTCCGGCTGCTGCGCGCCGAGGGCCCGGCCGGGGGCGCCGCCGAGCCCTGCGCCGTCGGCTGCCGGCTTAGCTTCGTCCTGCAGCCGCAGGGCCAGAAGCGCAGGGAGCGCAGCGCCGTGGTCCGCCGCAGCCGCAACCCCGCCTTCGACCAGGACTTCTGCTTCGACGGGCTCACGGAGGACGAGGTGCGCCGCCTGGCCGTGCGCGTCAAGGCCGGGAGCAAGGGCCGCGGGCTGGAGCGGGGCCGCCTGCTGGGCCAGGGCGAGCTGCTGCTGGGCTCCCTCCTGCTCCTCTGA